The following proteins are co-located in the Aggregatibacter aphrophilus ATCC 33389 genome:
- the fic gene encoding protein adenylyltransferase Fic: MTGKIHEKIDQKSLENAYRLFETNDIRQIEVGTTRGLQQIHQYLFQDLYDFAGVIREQNISKGNFRFANSLYLKEALGKIEQMPETTFEEIINKYVEMNIAHPFLEGNGRSTRIWLDLILKKNLGKVVNWQNVDKTLYLQAMERSPINDLEIRFLLQNNLTNDVDNREIIFKGIEQSYYYEGYEKE; encoded by the coding sequence ATGACAGGTAAAATACATGAAAAAATAGATCAAAAAAGCTTGGAAAATGCTTACCGCTTGTTTGAAACGAATGATATTCGTCAAATTGAAGTAGGAACGACACGGGGATTACAACAAATTCACCAATATTTATTTCAAGATTTATATGATTTTGCCGGCGTGATTCGTGAACAAAATATTTCTAAAGGCAATTTTCGTTTTGCCAATTCGTTGTATTTAAAAGAAGCGTTGGGCAAAATTGAGCAAATGCCTGAAACGACATTTGAGGAGATTATTAATAAATATGTTGAAATGAATATTGCCCATCCGTTTTTGGAAGGCAATGGACGTTCAACAAGAATTTGGTTGGATTTAATCTTAAAGAAAAATTTAGGCAAAGTTGTTAATTGGCAAAATGTAGATAAAACCTTATACCTACAAGCGATGGAGCGTAGTCCAATTAATGATTTGGAAATTCGCTTTTTACTACAAAATAATTTAACGAATGATGTTGATAACCGTGAAATCATTTTTAAAGGCATTGAGCAATCCTACTACTACGAAGGTTATGAAAAAGAATAA
- a CDS encoding DUF6037 family protein, producing MPIRFQNLPLLLNDMNRLGWIIDSFPFEYNGKQTIVILTLYTQKERKPSNYAQAKIEFINQDDANHSIRAYADFYEVHFNSAIEFFDFFDINRLDGNRFREIFINFSECFARVIPMQKVINKPLLERELIGRRAEGNNPNAIYCFDVKRNGKRANGTPKSRTIKNSNKAEMLRPELYQRYRYDPNLSFFFSDNPDEERTDEEIINLVATR from the coding sequence ATGCCTATTAGATTCCAAAATTTACCGTTATTACTGAACGATATGAATCGGTTAGGATGGATTATAGATTCTTTTCCTTTTGAATATAATGGTAAGCAAACTATAGTAATTCTTACTCTTTATACTCAAAAAGAAAGAAAACCGAGTAACTATGCTCAAGCAAAAATAGAATTTATCAATCAAGATGATGCCAATCATAGTATAAGGGCATATGCGGATTTTTATGAAGTTCACTTCAATTCAGCAATAGAGTTTTTTGATTTCTTTGATATAAATCGACTTGATGGAAATAGATTTCGAGAAATCTTTATAAATTTTTCTGAATGTTTTGCTAGAGTTATTCCTATGCAAAAAGTGATTAATAAGCCACTATTAGAGCGAGAGCTTATAGGGCGAAGAGCAGAGGGCAATAACCCTAATGCTATCTACTGCTTTGATGTTAAAAGAAATGGAAAAAGAGCGAATGGTACCCCAAAATCTCGTACTATAAAAAATAGTAATAAAGCTGAAATGCTAAGACCTGAGCTATACCAAAGGTATAGATATGACCCAAATTTAAGTTTTTTCTTTAGTGATAACCCTGATGAAGAAAGAACAGACGAGGAAATTATTAATCTTGTTGCTACAAGATAA
- the fis gene encoding DNA-binding transcriptional regulator Fis codes for MLEQRNPAEALTVSVLNSQSQVTNKPLRDSVKQALRNYLSQLDGQDVNDLYELVLAEVEHPMLDMVMQYTRGNQTRAATMLGINRGTLRKKLKKYGMG; via the coding sequence ATGTTAGAACAACGTAATCCGGCGGAAGCATTAACTGTTTCAGTGCTGAATTCTCAATCTCAAGTAACCAACAAACCATTGCGCGACTCTGTAAAACAAGCGTTAAGAAATTATTTATCCCAATTAGACGGTCAAGATGTGAATGATCTGTATGAATTGGTATTGGCAGAAGTCGAACACCCAATGTTGGATATGGTTATGCAATATACTCGCGGCAATCAAACCCGCGCTGCAACAATGCTCGGCATCAACCGTGGCACCTTGCGTAAAAAATTAAAAAAATACGGTATGGGTTAG
- the dusB gene encoding tRNA dihydrouridine synthase DusB: MHIGFYQLKNRILLAPMAGITDQPFRRICATYGAGLTFSEMMSTNPHVWHTEKSKLRLAHHQEAGINAVQIAGSDPDEMAQAAQVNVEYGAQIIDINMGCPAKKVNRKMAGSALLQYPQLVRQILETVVKSVEVPVTLKIRTGWDLENRNCVEIAKIAEQSGIQALTIHGRTRACKFEGDAEYEHIRLVKQQVSIPVIANGDITSAQKAKAVLDYTGADGIMIGRGALGRPWLFQSVVGLVEHDSTIQEPSSEEKCRVILQHIRELHRFYGVEKGYRIARKHIAWYLQDIQPDSVFKQDFNAITSASAQLAALERFFSLI, translated from the coding sequence GTGCATATCGGTTTTTATCAATTAAAAAATCGCATTTTGCTAGCGCCCATGGCAGGGATTACCGATCAACCTTTTCGTCGAATTTGTGCAACTTATGGCGCAGGTTTGACCTTCTCAGAAATGATGTCAACCAACCCGCATGTGTGGCATACCGAGAAATCGAAATTGCGCTTGGCTCATCACCAAGAAGCAGGCATAAATGCCGTACAAATTGCGGGTTCAGATCCTGATGAAATGGCGCAAGCCGCTCAAGTGAATGTTGAATATGGCGCTCAGATTATTGATATTAATATGGGCTGTCCGGCAAAGAAGGTGAATCGTAAAATGGCGGGCTCCGCACTTTTACAATATCCCCAACTTGTTCGACAAATTCTTGAGACTGTAGTGAAATCTGTTGAGGTTCCGGTAACCTTAAAAATTCGCACAGGTTGGGATTTGGAAAATCGAAATTGTGTAGAAATTGCCAAAATCGCGGAACAAAGTGGTATTCAAGCGTTAACCATTCATGGTCGTACCCGCGCCTGTAAATTTGAAGGCGATGCGGAATATGAACATATTCGATTGGTGAAACAACAGGTTTCCATTCCGGTGATTGCTAACGGCGATATTACTTCTGCCCAAAAAGCCAAAGCGGTGCTCGATTACACGGGCGCTGATGGCATTATGATCGGACGTGGAGCATTGGGTCGACCTTGGTTATTTCAATCTGTCGTTGGGCTAGTGGAACATGATTCGACTATTCAGGAACCAAGTTCAGAAGAAAAATGTCGTGTAATTTTGCAGCATATCCGTGAATTGCATCGCTTTTACGGAGTAGAAAAAGGCTACCGAATTGCACGCAAGCATATTGCTTGGTATTTACAGGACATTCAACCCGATTCTGTTTTTAAACAAGATTTTAATGCGATAACTTCTGCTTCGGCACAATTAGCCGCATTAGAACGATTTTTTAGTTTAATTTGA
- the prmA gene encoding 50S ribosomal protein L11 methyltransferase: MAWIQIRLNSTNEKAEQISDFLEEIGSVSVTFMDSQDTPIFEPLPGETRLWGNTDVIALFDAETDMNVIVDALKQAKHLDENSAYKIEQIEDKDWEREWMDNFHPMQFGKRLWICPSWREVPEPNAVNVMLDPGLAFGTGTHPTTALCLEWLDSLDLKDKTVIDFGCGSGILAIAALKLGAKSAVGIDIDPQAILASRNNAEQNGVADRLQLFLSDEKPSDLKADVVVANILAGPLKELYPVISQLVKPNGVLGLSGILATQAQSVCDAYAKSFDLASVAEREEWCRITGKLKS; encoded by the coding sequence ATGGCTTGGATTCAAATTCGCCTAAACAGTACTAACGAAAAGGCAGAACAAATCAGTGATTTTTTAGAAGAGATCGGATCGGTGTCCGTCACCTTCATGGACAGCCAAGACACGCCGATTTTTGAACCTCTACCGGGAGAAACACGGCTTTGGGGCAACACTGATGTGATTGCCTTGTTTGATGCGGAAACCGATATGAATGTAATCGTGGATGCACTTAAACAAGCGAAGCATTTAGACGAAAATTCCGCCTATAAAATCGAACAAATCGAAGACAAAGATTGGGAACGCGAGTGGATGGATAATTTCCATCCAATGCAATTTGGCAAGCGCCTGTGGATTTGTCCGAGTTGGCGTGAAGTGCCGGAACCGAATGCGGTCAATGTGATGTTGGATCCTGGCTTGGCGTTTGGTACCGGGACACACCCGACAACTGCCCTTTGCTTGGAATGGCTCGACAGTTTGGATTTAAAAGATAAGACGGTGATCGATTTCGGTTGTGGTTCGGGTATCCTTGCCATTGCGGCATTAAAGCTTGGTGCGAAAAGTGCGGTGGGTATTGATATTGATCCGCAAGCGATTTTAGCCAGTCGCAATAATGCGGAGCAAAACGGCGTTGCCGATCGTTTGCAGCTGTTTTTGTCGGATGAAAAACCGTCTGATTTAAAGGCTGATGTGGTGGTGGCGAATATTTTGGCGGGCCCATTAAAAGAACTTTACCCTGTAATTAGCCAATTAGTTAAGCCAAATGGCGTGTTGGGGCTGTCCGGTATTTTAGCGACACAAGCGCAGTCCGTGTGTGATGCTTATGCTAAAAGTTTTGATTTGGCGTCTGTGGCTGAGCGTGAAGAGTGGTGCAGGATTACTGGAAAGCTTAAATCTTGA
- a CDS encoding surface lipoprotein assembly modifier — MKLTHHALFLAVLTLTATAAAEEKVAQPKNNLPEERIQIAEPQLPQPLQVEKTADNKHILSITKKELAKRPDLIIRGLIPAVLQNNTEAVELLLPLYQNLPQQDPFLLAWAEAIIATKQGNYSRAVQEYRTLFAQRPDILPLRYQLAHVLFLNNDNEAAKDQFQKLRAEVNDGQSQHVIDQYLTAINQRDQWRISGGISFLNESNVNNAPKAGTRIGGWQAWQRESAHGLSYYLGSEKKWSLPKNIFAKFIWDGQGKYYWDNKKYNEFNARVGAGLGYQTANTEVALLPFTERRWYSGGSSGSDAMKQFSKNSGVRFELSYWFHKMWQISTALEYGEQRYVKRKHLNGNNYLWSNTLLFLPYSGQYWFAGVDYNRENTRDSDNAYQRKNLRLGWVQEWPLGISTRISLAYARRTYNNIDFFSIRQKNNEYQAGLTVWHRNLYFLGITPKLTWSYQKNDSNHPFYRYDKNRIYLEMSKTF, encoded by the coding sequence ATGAAACTAACACATCATGCTTTATTTTTGGCCGTCTTGACTTTGACGGCGACAGCCGCAGCTGAAGAAAAGGTGGCACAGCCTAAAAATAACTTGCCCGAAGAACGTATTCAAATCGCTGAACCGCAATTACCGCAGCCATTGCAGGTGGAAAAGACGGCAGATAACAAACACATCCTATCTATTACCAAAAAAGAACTGGCAAAACGACCGGATTTAATTATTCGCGGGTTGATTCCGGCGGTGCTGCAGAATAATACGGAAGCGGTGGAATTGCTGTTGCCGTTATACCAAAATCTGCCGCAGCAGGATCCATTTTTGTTAGCTTGGGCGGAGGCCATTATTGCAACAAAACAAGGGAATTATTCCCGTGCGGTGCAGGAATATCGCACCTTGTTTGCACAACGTCCCGATATTTTGCCTCTACGTTATCAATTAGCACACGTATTGTTTTTAAATAATGATAACGAAGCGGCAAAAGATCAGTTTCAAAAACTCCGTGCGGAAGTGAATGATGGGCAATCGCAGCATGTGATCGATCAGTATTTAACGGCGATCAACCAACGTGATCAATGGAGAATCAGCGGCGGTATTAGTTTTTTAAATGAATCGAACGTCAATAATGCACCAAAAGCGGGTACACGTATCGGTGGCTGGCAGGCGTGGCAGCGCGAATCGGCCCACGGACTTTCTTATTATCTCGGTAGTGAAAAAAAATGGTCGCTGCCAAAAAATATCTTCGCCAAGTTTATTTGGGACGGACAAGGCAAATATTATTGGGATAACAAGAAATATAACGAATTCAATGCACGTGTCGGGGCGGGCTTGGGCTATCAAACGGCAAATACCGAAGTGGCGTTGTTGCCTTTCACCGAACGTCGTTGGTATTCCGGCGGATCTTCCGGTAGTGATGCTATGAAGCAATTTTCCAAAAACTCCGGCGTCCGTTTTGAGTTAAGCTATTGGTTCCATAAAATGTGGCAAATTTCCACCGCACTTGAGTATGGTGAACAGCGTTATGTAAAGCGAAAGCATTTAAACGGCAATAATTATTTGTGGTCAAACACCTTGTTATTCCTGCCTTACAGCGGGCAATATTGGTTTGCCGGTGTGGATTACAACCGCGAAAATACCCGTGATAGCGATAACGCCTATCAGCGTAAAAATCTTCGTTTGGGCTGGGTACAGGAATGGCCATTGGGCATTTCTACCCGTATTTCCCTTGCCTATGCTAGACGAACTTATAACAACATTGATTTCTTTAGCATTCGCCAAAAAAACAACGAATATCAAGCCGGACTTACCGTATGGCATCGTAACCTATACTTTTTGGGCATCACTCCTAAATTAACTTGGTCGTATCAAAAAAACGACAGTAATCACCCATTTTATCGTTATGATAAAAATCGGATTTATTTAGAAATGAGCAAAACCTTTTAA
- a CDS encoding YhdT family protein — MKLQQRYRQAAKEARWTLGLTILYVIGWCLCAYLPKGTQGPIGFPLWFELACIYLPILFIVVAYWLIKIMFQDIPLDVEQKNQDMTMERHQ; from the coding sequence ATGAAGTTACAACAACGCTATCGGCAAGCGGCTAAGGAAGCCCGTTGGACATTGGGTTTAACCATCCTTTATGTTATTGGTTGGTGCTTATGCGCCTATTTACCAAAAGGCACACAAGGGCCAATCGGTTTTCCGCTGTGGTTTGAACTCGCCTGTATTTATCTACCTATTCTCTTTATTGTGGTGGCATATTGGCTGATTAAAATTATGTTTCAGGATATTCCACTGGATGTGGAACAGAAAAATCAAGATATGACAATGGAGCGTCATCAATGA
- the purL gene encoding phosphoribosylformylglycinamidine synthase, whose protein sequence is MFQTFRGSPAFSEFRINGLMQKFQQQQLPVKSVYAEYVHFVALNSALSAEQETKLKALLHYGPTLAEHEAKGESFIVIPRVGTISSWSSKATDIAHNCGLNEVERIERGLAYYFELTQPLDEKTTEKLTALLHDRMMETVVRKADEAKVLFRQQEPKPFKTVDILNGGRSALESANVELGLALAEDEIDYLMENFTALGRNPHDIELYMFAQANSEHCRHKIFNADWIIDGKKQDKSLFKMIKNTFEKTPDFVLSAYKDNAAIMEGSKAGRFFSDQDGIYRYHNEDTHILMKVETHNHPTAISPFPGAATGSGGEIRDEGATGRGAKPKAGLVGFSVSNLCIPNFEQPWEAPLSKPNRIASALDIMLEGPLGGAAFNNEFGRPALLGYFRTYEQKVTSFNGEEVRGYHKPIMLAGGIGNIRAEHVQKGDIPVGAKLVVLGGPAMNIGLGGGAASSMASGKSKENLDFASVQRDNPEMERRCQEVIDRCWQLGEENPIAFIHDVGAGGLSNAMPELVHDGGRGGKFELRKILSDEREMSPLEIWCNESQERYVLAIHPEKLPHFEELCRRERAPYAVIGEATEEEHLTLHDEHFNNNPIDLPMGVLLGKTPKMTRDVQTASVNSEPLEQSQIQLKEALHRVLRLPAVAEKTFLITIGDRTVTGMVARDQMVGPWQVPVADCAVTTATLDSYYGEAMSMGERTPVALLDFAASARLAVAESLTNIAATNIGDIKRIKLSANWMSAAGHKGEDAGLYAAVKAVGEELCPQLCLTIPVGKDSMSMKTTWQENGEQKSVTSPLSLIISAFARVEDVRKTVTPQLRTDKGQSRLLLVDLGEGNNRLGATALAQVYAQLGDKPADVVNADTLKNFFNAMQELVAQEKLLAYHDRSDGGLIVTLAEMAFAGHCGVAVDISALGDNDLAVLFNEELGAVIQVRDSDLSLVRDVFAKHNVLHLVKELGAVTEDDEIEITRGNKVLLNEKRSDLRGIWAELTHQMQRLRDNPECADQEFAAKKNPQDKGFSAHLTYDPSEDIAAPYIATGKRPKVAVLREQGVNSHVEMAAAFDRAGFEAIDVHMSDLHNRRYDLQHFNALVACGGFSYGDVLGAGGGWAKSILFNPHLRDQFSQFFEREDTLALGICNGCQMLSTLAEIIPGTENWPRFVRNKSERFEARAALVRINESNSLWFQGMAGSHMPIAVSHGEGRVEFKTPENLTALQAQNLIVAQYINNNLNPTEVYPVNPNGSALGITALSNTNGRVAIMMPHPERVFRTVSNSWHPEEWGEDGAWMRIFRNARVVLG, encoded by the coding sequence ATGTTCCAAACTTTCCGTGGCTCACCTGCCTTTTCCGAATTCCGTATTAATGGCTTAATGCAAAAATTCCAACAGCAACAATTACCGGTGAAATCCGTGTATGCGGAGTATGTGCATTTTGTGGCATTAAACTCTGCACTTTCTGCTGAACAGGAAACTAAACTGAAAGCCTTGTTGCATTACGGACCTACCCTTGCCGAACATGAAGCTAAAGGGGAAAGTTTTATTGTGATTCCGCGCGTTGGCACCATTTCTTCTTGGTCGTCTAAAGCCACCGACATCGCCCATAACTGCGGCTTAAATGAGGTGGAACGCATTGAACGTGGTTTGGCATATTACTTTGAATTGACACAGCCGTTAGATGAAAAAACAACGGAAAAACTGACCGCACTTTTACATGACCGCATGATGGAAACCGTGGTTCGCAAGGCAGACGAGGCGAAAGTGTTGTTCCGTCAACAAGAACCGAAGCCGTTCAAAACCGTGGATATTTTAAACGGTGGACGCAGTGCTTTAGAAAGTGCCAACGTGGAGCTGGGCTTGGCATTGGCGGAAGATGAAATCGATTATTTGATGGAAAATTTCACCGCACTTGGACGCAACCCGCACGACATTGAGCTGTATATGTTCGCGCAAGCCAACTCGGAACACTGCCGCCATAAAATTTTTAATGCCGACTGGATTATCGACGGTAAAAAACAGGACAAATCCCTGTTCAAAATGATCAAAAATACCTTTGAGAAAACCCCTGATTTTGTGCTTTCCGCGTATAAAGACAACGCAGCGATCATGGAAGGCTCCAAAGCGGGACGTTTCTTCTCGGATCAAGACGGCATTTACCGTTATCACAATGAAGACACCCATATTTTAATGAAGGTGGAAACCCACAACCACCCGACCGCTATTTCTCCGTTCCCGGGCGCGGCAACCGGCTCCGGTGGCGAAATCCGTGACGAAGGGGCTACCGGTCGTGGCGCCAAACCAAAAGCGGGTTTGGTGGGCTTCTCTGTATCCAACTTATGCATACCAAACTTTGAACAACCTTGGGAAGCGCCGCTTTCTAAACCGAACCGTATTGCTTCCGCCTTAGACATTATGCTGGAAGGCCCGTTAGGTGGCGCGGCGTTTAACAACGAATTTGGTCGTCCGGCATTGCTTGGTTATTTCCGTACTTACGAACAAAAAGTGACTAGCTTCAACGGTGAAGAAGTGCGCGGCTACCACAAACCAATCATGTTGGCAGGCGGTATCGGCAACATTCGTGCCGAACACGTGCAAAAAGGCGACATTCCGGTGGGCGCAAAACTGGTTGTACTTGGTGGACCGGCGATGAACATCGGCTTGGGCGGTGGTGCAGCGTCTTCGATGGCATCCGGTAAATCCAAAGAAAACTTGGATTTCGCCTCCGTACAACGGGATAACCCAGAAATGGAACGTCGTTGCCAAGAAGTGATCGACCGTTGCTGGCAGTTAGGCGAGGAGAACCCGATTGCCTTTATTCATGATGTAGGCGCAGGCGGGTTATCCAACGCCATGCCGGAATTGGTGCATGACGGCGGCCGTGGCGGTAAATTTGAACTCCGCAAAATCTTAAGTGACGAGCGTGAAATGAGCCCATTGGAAATCTGGTGTAACGAATCTCAAGAGCGTTATGTGCTTGCAATTCATCCGGAAAAACTACCGCACTTTGAGGAACTCTGCCGCCGTGAACGCGCGCCTTATGCGGTGATCGGCGAAGCCACGGAAGAAGAACACTTAACCTTACATGACGAGCATTTCAACAACAATCCGATTGATTTACCAATGGGCGTGTTGCTCGGTAAAACCCCGAAAATGACCCGCGACGTGCAAACCGCTAGCGTTAACAGCGAACCCCTTGAACAAAGCCAAATTCAATTAAAAGAAGCGTTACATCGCGTACTTCGTTTGCCGGCGGTGGCAGAAAAAACCTTCTTAATCACCATCGGTGACCGCACCGTGACCGGCATGGTGGCACGTGATCAGATGGTCGGCCCGTGGCAAGTGCCGGTGGCCGACTGCGCGGTGACCACGGCGACATTAGACAGCTACTACGGCGAAGCCATGTCCATGGGCGAACGCACGCCGGTAGCATTGCTAGATTTCGCCGCATCTGCCCGTTTAGCCGTGGCAGAATCCTTAACCAACATTGCTGCCACGAATATCGGCGACATTAAACGCATTAAATTGTCTGCCAACTGGATGTCCGCAGCAGGTCACAAAGGCGAAGACGCGGGTTTATATGCCGCGGTGAAAGCCGTGGGCGAAGAGCTTTGCCCGCAATTATGCTTAACCATTCCGGTAGGTAAAGACTCTATGTCCATGAAAACCACTTGGCAGGAAAACGGCGAGCAAAAAAGCGTGACCTCACCGCTTTCTTTGATTATCAGCGCCTTTGCACGCGTAGAAGACGTGCGCAAAACCGTCACCCCACAATTACGCACTGACAAGGGTCAATCCCGCTTGTTGTTGGTGGATTTGGGCGAAGGCAACAACCGCTTGGGCGCTACGGCGTTAGCGCAGGTGTATGCCCAACTTGGCGACAAACCTGCGGATGTGGTCAACGCCGATACACTGAAAAACTTCTTTAACGCTATGCAAGAGTTGGTGGCGCAAGAAAAATTATTGGCATACCACGACCGCTCCGACGGTGGTTTAATCGTCACCTTGGCGGAAATGGCATTTGCCGGACATTGTGGCGTGGCTGTGGATATCAGCGCCTTGGGCGACAACGATTTAGCGGTGTTATTTAATGAAGAATTGGGCGCGGTGATTCAAGTGCGCGACAGCGATTTGAGTCTTGTGCGCGATGTCTTCGCTAAACACAATGTGTTGCATTTGGTGAAAGAATTGGGCGCCGTGACTGAAGACGACGAAATCGAAATCACCCGTGGCAACAAAGTGTTGCTCAATGAAAAACGTTCCGACTTGCGTGGCATTTGGGCGGAATTGACCCATCAAATGCAACGCTTACGCGACAACCCGGAATGTGCCGACCAAGAATTTGCGGCGAAGAAAAATCCGCAGGACAAAGGCTTCTCCGCCCATTTAACCTACGACCCAAGCGAAGACATTGCTGCGCCTTATATTGCCACCGGAAAACGCCCGAAAGTGGCGGTATTGCGTGAGCAAGGCGTCAACAGCCATGTTGAAATGGCGGCAGCATTTGACCGAGCCGGCTTTGAGGCTATCGATGTTCACATGAGCGACTTGCACAATCGCCGTTATGACTTGCAACACTTCAATGCCTTGGTGGCGTGCGGCGGCTTCTCTTACGGCGACGTGCTTGGTGCCGGTGGCGGTTGGGCAAAATCCATTTTATTTAACCCGCACTTACGGGATCAATTCAGCCAATTCTTTGAACGTGAAGATACGCTCGCACTTGGCATTTGTAACGGCTGTCAAATGCTTTCCACCTTGGCGGAAATCATCCCGGGCACAGAAAACTGGCCGCGTTTCGTACGCAATAAATCCGAACGTTTTGAAGCCCGCGCCGCCTTGGTTCGTATTAATGAAAGCAACTCTCTGTGGTTCCAAGGCATGGCAGGTTCCCATATGCCAATTGCCGTTTCCCACGGCGAGGGCAGAGTAGAATTCAAAACACCTGAAAATTTAACCGCACTTCAAGCACAAAACTTGATTGTGGCGCAATACATCAATAACAACCTCAACCCGACAGAAGTGTACCCAGTGAACCCGAATGGCTCCGCCCTCGGCATCACAGCGCTTTCCAACACCAACGGTCGTGTCGCCATCATGATGCCACACCCGGAACGTGTCTTCCGTACCGTGAGCAACTCATGGCATCCGGAAGAATGGGGAGAAGATGGGGCTTGGATGCGAATTTTTAGGAATGCGAGGGTGGTGTTGGGGTAA
- the panF gene encoding sodium/pantothenate symporter, whose translation MNLGIIFPLVIYLAFVFGAAIYAYVKRQRDGDFLSEYYVGNRSMTGFVLAMTTASTYASASSFIGGPGAAYKYGLGWVLLAMIQVPAVWLALGALGKKFALLSRETNALTINDLLLYRYKNKYLVWIACIALLIAFFAAMTVQFIGGARLLETTIGIPYTQALLIFALTVGIYTFIGGFRAVVLTDTIQGTVMILGTIVLLIGVIYQVGGVESAVKKLAEINPSLVSPYGPNEMLDFQFMASFWILVCFGVVGLPHTAVRCMAFKDSKALHSGMFIGTIVLTVVMLGMHLAGALGRAIVPDLTVSDKVIPSLMLQVLPPIVAGIFLAAPMSAIMSTVDAQLIQSSSIFVKDLYLAAKPQAVQNQKRIGRISSVITLILTALLIFASLNPPDMIIWLNLFAFGGLEAAFLWVIVLGLYWDKANAYGAISSMLVGLISFILLTQFGIKLLGFNPIAPALVFGLAAFLIGNKIGEKRHLKCGENDR comes from the coding sequence ATGAACCTAGGGATTATTTTTCCGCTCGTCATTTATTTGGCATTTGTATTCGGGGCGGCTATTTATGCTTATGTGAAACGTCAAAGAGACGGTGATTTTCTTTCCGAATATTATGTGGGCAACCGTTCTATGACGGGCTTCGTGCTCGCCATGACGACTGCCTCTACTTATGCCAGCGCCAGTTCCTTTATCGGCGGCCCCGGCGCGGCGTATAAATACGGATTAGGCTGGGTCTTGCTTGCTATGATCCAAGTGCCGGCAGTGTGGTTGGCACTCGGCGCCTTAGGGAAAAAATTTGCCTTACTTTCCCGTGAAACTAATGCGTTGACGATCAATGATTTATTGCTTTATCGCTATAAAAATAAATATTTGGTGTGGATTGCCTGTATCGCATTGTTGATCGCCTTCTTTGCGGCGATGACCGTACAATTTATCGGTGGTGCCCGTTTGTTGGAAACCACCATCGGCATTCCTTACACCCAAGCCCTGCTGATTTTCGCCTTAACCGTGGGGATTTATACCTTCATCGGTGGTTTCCGCGCAGTGGTGTTGACAGACACTATTCAAGGTACCGTGATGATTCTAGGCACGATTGTTCTTTTGATCGGCGTGATTTATCAGGTAGGCGGCGTGGAAAGTGCGGTCAAGAAATTAGCTGAAATTAACCCAAGTCTCGTCAGTCCGTACGGACCGAATGAGATGCTGGATTTCCAATTTATGGCGTCTTTCTGGATTTTGGTTTGCTTCGGTGTGGTCGGTTTACCGCACACGGCAGTGCGTTGCATGGCGTTTAAAGACAGCAAAGCTTTGCACAGCGGTATGTTTATTGGCACTATCGTATTAACGGTGGTTATGTTAGGTATGCACTTGGCAGGCGCATTGGGGCGCGCTATCGTGCCGGATTTAACGGTGTCGGATAAAGTGATTCCAAGCCTGATGTTGCAAGTGTTGCCGCCGATTGTGGCGGGGATTTTCCTTGCGGCGCCGATGTCAGCGATTATGTCCACGGTGGATGCTCAGCTGATCCAATCTTCCTCCATTTTTGTGAAGGACTTGTATTTGGCAGCAAAACCGCAGGCAGTACAAAACCAAAAACGTATTGGTCGAATCTCTTCAGTAATTACATTAATTTTGACCGCACTTTTGATTTTCGCTTCTCTCAATCCGCCGGATATGATCATTTGGTTGAATCTCTTCGCCTTTGGTGGTTTGGAAGCTGCGTTTCTATGGGTTATCGTATTAGGACTGTACTGGGATAAAGCCAATGCTTACGGCGCGATAAGCTCCATGTTGGTCGGTTTAATCTCTTTTATTTTACTCACCCAATTTGGCATTAAACTCTTGGGCTTCAATCCAATTGCACCGGCGTTAGTATTTGGCTTAGCGGCATTTTTGATTGGTAATAAAATTGGCGAGAAGCGCCATTTAAAGTGCGGTGAAAATGACAGGTAA